One Alphaproteobacteria bacterium genomic window, AACTGCCACCCCGAGGGCAAGATCCGCATCGGCCTGGCGGCCGACGCCGAGGACTGGCGGCGTGACGTCATGGCGGCCGCCGGCCGGCTGCTGGCCGGCGCCCGAAGCTGCGGCGTGCCGCTGGTGCACGTGCGCTACGCCATGCACCCGGGGCACGCCAACCTGGTGCCCAACGCCCCCATCTTCCGCCAGATCATCGACCAGGACGCCTGGGTCGAAGGCACCTGGGGCACGGAATTCATCACCGGCCTGGAGCCGGCAGGGGACGAGATCGTCGTCGGCCACGCCCGCATGAACGGATTTTTCGGCTCGCAACTGGCCGAAGTCCTGGCCCATTGGCGGCCCCGCCACCTGGTACTTGCCGGCGTCTCCACGGCCTACGTGGTCGAGGCCACGGCGCGCCACGCCGTCGACGCCGGCTTCGAGGTAAGCATCGCCCACGATGCCTGCGCCACCGGCAGCCGCCAGGCCCACGAGGCCAGCCTGGCGGCGCTGGGGCTGCTTTGCGAAATCCAGGGCGTCGACGATATCGTCGCAGCCTGGCGCTGAAGGAACCTATCCAATGGAAAAACTGGCAAGCGGATACGGACTGATCGAAGGCCCGGTGTGGGACCCCGACCGCGGCCTGATCTATTCCGACGTGATCAACGGCGGCGCCTTCTGTTTGGCTGCCGACGGCAGCGTCTCGACCGTCATCGAGCACCGCCGCGGCATGGGCGGCATGGTGCTGCACGAGACCGGCGGCCTGGTGGTGTCGGGCCGCAACATCGCCTTGAAGCCCCCGGAGGGCGACACCCAGGTGCTGCTGGCCGGCGATCCCGAGGCTGGAATTCTCGGCTTCAACGACATCACCACCGACGCCGCCGGGCGCATCTACGCCGGCTCGCTGGCCTTCCGGCCGGTGGGCGCCGACGACGAGCCGCTGCCCGGCGAGCTTTATTGCCTCGACAGGGATGGCTCTTCCCGGGTGGTCGGCGGCGACGTCATGCTGACCAACGGCATGGGATTCTCGCCCGACGGCAAGCTGCTCTACCATTCGGAATCGCTGCGCCACGTAGTGCGGGTCTACGACGTCGCCGACGACGGTAGCCTCTCTCCTCACCGCAGCTTCGCCGAGGTCAAGCCCGGCGTGCCCGACGGCCTGGCGCTGGCCGAGGACGGATCGGTCTGGGTCGCCGTGGCCCATGGCAGCCGGGTCGACGTGTTCGAGCCCGACGGCCAGAAGCGCCTGGAGATTGCGCTCGAGATCCCCATGGTGACGTCGCTCTGTTTCGGCGGCGACGATCTTCGCGACCTCTACATCGTCACCGGCACCGAGGGTACGGGGCGCGACGACGCCGGCAGCGTGTTCCGCCTGCGCGTCGACGTGCCCGGCCTGCCGGTGGCGCCGGCGCGGGTAGCCGCTAAATAGCCTCGGGCCGCCGCGAAACCACCCGGTTTCGAGTGAGATCGCCCAGCGTCCGGCAGCCCGAGAGCGCCATGGCGCGCTCCACTTCGGCCCGCAGCACGCCCAGCACCCGGTCCACGCCGGCCTCGCCCCCCGCGGCCAGGCCGTAGATGAAGGGCCGGCCGATCATGCAGGCCTTGGCGCCAAGTGCTATGGCCTTGAGCACGTGGCTGCCCCGCCGCACGCCGCCGTCGAGTATGACCTCGGCCCGGTCGCCGACGGCATCGACGATGGGTGCCAGGCGGTCGACGGCGGCCGGGGCGCCGTCGAACTGGCGGCCGCCGTGGTTGGAGACGATGATGGCACTGACGCCGATGTCGACCGCCCGCCTGGCGTCCTCGACCGAGAGAATGCCCTTCAGCGCGAACGGTCCGCCCCAGAGCTCGACCAGCTTGGCGGCGGTCTGCCAGTTGACCGAGCTGTCCATTTGCGACCCCATGTATTCGGCCGCGTTCTGGGAATCGTCGCCGCTGGCCGCCATGCGCTCTGCGAAATTGGGAAAGCCGATCTTGGCCCCCGTCAGCATGCGGAAGCTCCAGCCGAAGTGGCTGGCGAAGCTGACCAGGCTGGCCAGTGTCAGTTTGGGCTGCACCATCATGCCGGTGCGCACGTCGCGTTCGCGGTTGCCGGCCACCGGGGTGTCGACGGTGGCCATCAGCGCCGGGTAGTTGGCGGCGCGGCAGCGCGAGACGAACTCCTCGGTCAGGCCGGGGTCCTTGAAGAAATAGATCTGGAAGAACTTGGGGCCCGAGCCGGCCGCCGCCACCTCCTCGATCGAGGCGGTGGCGGCCGCCGACAGGGAATATGCGGTGCCGGTCCGGCCGGCGGCCCGGGCCACCGCCACTTCACCGCCGGGGTGAAACAGCCGGGTGATGCCGGTGGGCGAGCAGAATACCGGCCATTCCAGTTTCTGGCCCAGCACCTCGGTCGAGGCATCGACGCTATCGACGCCGACCAGATAGTTGGGCACCAGGTCGTAGTCCTCGAAGGCCGTCGTGTTGCGCCCCAGCGTCACTTCGTCTTCCGCGCCGCCGGCGAGAAAGTGATAGACCGGTGCCGGCAGCTTGCGTTCGGCGAGCTGGCGGAAGTCATCGATGTTGAGACACTGGTCGAGACGACGGACGGGGAATTTCATGACGCTCGGGTGCCCCCGACGCTGCCGCCGTTGAAGACGCACTGGATCTGCCGTTCGCTAAGCTGCATGCGCCCAACATAGCATCAAGACGGCGGCGGCGCGTAGGGCCGTGTGCCCGAGCGTCAGGCGGTTTGCGGCAGCGAGGTATTGCTCACCAGGGCGGCGCTGAAATCGGTTTGGCTGAGGTTGGTGCCCTTGAGGCTGACCCCCGAGAGGTTGGTGGGCCAGAGGCGGCCACTGCGCCGGCCGGCGGCGTCGACGATCTGCACCGGGTCGAGCCGGGCCGCAGCCAGCAGGGCGCGGTCGAGATTGGCACCCTCAAGGTTGGCGCCGCTGAGATCGGCGTGATTGAGGTTGGCCTGGCTGAGGTCGGCCTGGCTGAGATCGGCCAGGATCAGCAGGGCGTGGGAGAGATCGGCACCTTCGAGCTTGGCCTGGCGCAGATCGGCGCCGCTGAGATAAGCGCCACTGAGGTCGCGGCCGCCGAGGTTGGCTGCCGTCAGCATGGCGCGGCGGCCGGCGCTGCCGTTGCTCTCGATCCACTGGGCGTGCTCGGCCAGAATCTTTTCCAGATCCAGAGCGACCTCGATGCCACCCTCTTTCTCCAGCAGATAGCGCACCGCCGGCGGCAGGATGGCGCCGGCCAGGCTGGCGCCGAGGAAATTGGCGCCGGCCAGCCGGGCGGCGGTGAAATCGGCACCTGCCATGTTGGCTCCTGCCAGATCGACCCGCTCGAGGTTGGCGCCCTGGCATTGGGCTGCACTCAGGTTGGAGCCCGAAAGGTCGGCCTCTTCGGCCTTGACCTCTCGCAGGTTGGCCGAGACCAATGAAGCGTTGCGAAAGCTGCCTTGGCTGAGGTCGGCTTCCTCGAGATTGGCGTCATCGAGATTGGCCTCGGCGGCGTCGACGCCGGCCAGCGAGGACCGCGAGAGGTTGGCCGAGCGCAGGTTGGTGCGTTTCAGTGTCGCCTGGCGCAGCACGGCGGCGGTCAAGTCGCCCTTTTCAAGTTGGCAGCCGCTGAAATCGGCGCGGCTCGCCTCGACGCCATAGAAACGGGCGCCCGGGGCGCTGGCCTTGCGCAGGTCCGTGCCGATCATCGAGGCGGAGCGGAAATCGGCCAGTGCCGCCTTGGCTTTTTGCAGGTCGGCTCCGTCGAGAATGGCGCTGACGAATTCGCTACTCTGGACCTCGCCGCTGCCGTCGTGGCGCAACGGCCGCAGATCGGCGCCGCCGAATTTGGCGCGTTCCAGCTTGCCGCTGCGAAAACGGGCACCGCGAAGATCGGCGGCACGGAAATCGGCGCCCGCCGATTGGCTGTGGTCGAAGCGGGCGCCGCTCAGCCTGGCGGTGCGGAAGTTGACGCCGGAAAGGTCGCAGCGCGTGAAATTGGCGCCGTCCAGCAGCGCGTCTTCCAAGTTGACGTTGCGCAGCTTCAGGCCACTCAGGTCGCACCCCCTGAGATCGGCTCGCTTGCCGCCCAGCAAGCCGCGCACGAAGCGGCTATGAAGCTTGATCGTCTCGACAAATTCGGCCGGAGTCATGTGGATTCCGATATAACGCCGCTATCGTCTCTAGCTAGCACCGAAGTGACGTGGGCACAACAAAAACTAGGGAAGTCCCTAGTACTATTGAGAGAATTTCCTGGTCGCCAATCAGCAGGTCGAGTGAAAAAGTCCCCCCACCGCCTGGTCCCGGCCGAGCTCGTTGTAGAGCTCGATGGCCGCGGCGGTTTCCAGCACGTGGACTTGGACGCCCTTGTCGCGCAACCCAGGCCAGCGTCGCCGGCGCCACGCCCAGGCGGCGCTGGCGGCCCTCTGAGAGCACAACGATTCGGGCGCCCTTTTCCACCAGCTCGGCCACGTCGGCGGGCTGCACGCCGGGGCTGTGGCGAGTGCCGGATTCGTTCCAGTCCCACTCCTTGGCACCGCCGGGGAAAAGCTTGGCATCGCGAAAGTCGCGGCCGTCGTCTAGTTCCAGCCGGCCCCAGGAATGTCGGGCGATGCGGGGCGAAGGCGGGTGGTCGGTCAAACTAGGCCGCTTGCCGCCGCCGCTCCAGCAACCCCAGCACCTGGCCGGCGGCCGAGGTGATGTTGGTGCCGGGGCCGAATACCGCGGCGACACCGGCGGCTTCCAGCATGGCGTAGTCCTTGGGCGGCACGACGCCGCCGCAGACCACGACGATGTCGCCGCCGCCCTCGGCGCGAAGGCCCTCGATCAATTGCGGCACCAGCGTCTTGTGGCCGGCCGCCTGGGAGGACACGCCGACCACGTGGACGTCGTTCTCGAGGGCCTGGCGGGCGGCCTCCTCGGGGGTCTGGAACAAGGGCCCGATGTCGACGTCGAAGCCGATGTCGGCAAAGGCCGAGGCGATCACCTTGGCGCCGCGGTCGTGGCCGTCCTGGCCCAGCTTGCAGACCAGAATGCGCGGCCGCCGGCCTTCCCGGCCGGCGAAGGTTTCGACCTGGGCCTGCAGGGCGCCAAACTCGGCATCGTCGGCATAGGCGCCGCCGTAGATGCCGGTGACGCTCTGGGTCTCGGCCCGGTGGCGCGAGAAGACGCGTTCCAGGGCATCGGAGATCTCGCCGCCGCTGGCCCGGGCGCGCACCGCCG contains:
- a CDS encoding isochorismatase family cysteine hydrolase — translated: MTQADSVLVALHYQNENCHPEGKIRIGLAADAEDWRRDVMAAAGRLLAGARSCGVPLVHVRYAMHPGHANLVPNAPIFRQIIDQDAWVEGTWGTEFITGLEPAGDEIVVGHARMNGFFGSQLAEVLAHWRPRHLVLAGVSTAYVVEATARHAVDAGFEVSIAHDACATGSRQAHEASLAALGLLCEIQGVDDIVAAWR
- a CDS encoding SMP-30/gluconolactonase/LRE family protein, whose protein sequence is MEKLASGYGLIEGPVWDPDRGLIYSDVINGGAFCLAADGSVSTVIEHRRGMGGMVLHETGGLVVSGRNIALKPPEGDTQVLLAGDPEAGILGFNDITTDAAGRIYAGSLAFRPVGADDEPLPGELYCLDRDGSSRVVGGDVMLTNGMGFSPDGKLLYHSESLRHVVRVYDVADDGSLSPHRSFAEVKPGVPDGLALAEDGSVWVAVAHGSRVDVFEPDGQKRLEIALEIPMVTSLCFGGDDLRDLYIVTGTEGTGRDDAGSVFRLRVDVPGLPVAPARVAAK
- a CDS encoding alpha-hydroxy acid oxidase, which gives rise to MKFPVRRLDQCLNIDDFRQLAERKLPAPVYHFLAGGAEDEVTLGRNTTAFEDYDLVPNYLVGVDSVDASTEVLGQKLEWPVFCSPTGITRLFHPGGEVAVARAAGRTGTAYSLSAAATASIEEVAAAGSGPKFFQIYFFKDPGLTEEFVSRCRAANYPALMATVDTPVAGNRERDVRTGMMVQPKLTLASLVSFASHFGWSFRMLTGAKIGFPNFAERMAASGDDSQNAAEYMGSQMDSSVNWQTAAKLVELWGGPFALKGILSVEDARRAVDIGVSAIIVSNHGGRQFDGAPAAVDRLAPIVDAVGDRAEVILDGGVRRGSHVLKAIALGAKACMIGRPFIYGLAAGGEAGVDRVLGVLRAEVERAMALSGCRTLGDLTRNRVVSRRPEAI
- a CDS encoding pentapeptide repeat-containing protein; translation: MTPAEFVETIKLHSRFVRGLLGGKRADLRGCDLSGLKLRNVNLEDALLDGANFTRCDLSGVNFRTARLSGARFDHSQSAGADFRAADLRGARFRSGKLERAKFGGADLRPLRHDGSGEVQSSEFVSAILDGADLQKAKAALADFRSASMIGTDLRKASAPGARFYGVEASRADFSGCQLEKGDLTAAVLRQATLKRTNLRSANLSRSSLAGVDAAEANLDDANLEEADLSQGSFRNASLVSANLREVKAEEADLSGSNLSAAQCQGANLERVDLAGANMAGADFTAARLAGANFLGASLAGAILPPAVRYLLEKEGGIEVALDLEKILAEHAQWIESNGSAGRRAMLTAANLGGRDLSGAYLSGADLRQAKLEGADLSHALLILADLSQADLSQANLNHADLSGANLEGANLDRALLAAARLDPVQIVDAAGRRSGRLWPTNLSGVSLKGTNLSQTDFSAALVSNTSLPQTA